In a single window of the Acetivibrio clariflavus DSM 19732 genome:
- a CDS encoding carbohydrate-binding protein produces MLKKRKLVLSVVLSMVLTLVNFPKTNAASYTASVDVNTTYQTLEGFGAAIAWYNDYLTTHPNKNDLYRILFYDSGLDILRLRNQYRNSNNFGYDDMEIVKYGKIMNPNLKVLLSSWSPPSDLKRNGVMNGGTLAKENGSFVYEKFADYWYNSLVAYRAKGIIPDYISIQNEPEYESGDWETCIFRETETSEYPSYAKALDAVYEKIKDLPDMPKILGVESAGIMNNTVQNYARYMDLSKVYGIAHHLYNGGDPYNPDSFNDIFRSLARDFADKPLFMTEYDYGTPFTTAELIHNSLVVEGVSGYFYWDLIWENSQRPLVAIEVPRNPEQWTTKEGYIISDFYYIMQQFAKFTDPGYKRVDASVSSNDIKVSAFVSPDKSKLTMIFINKGYSEHSVALDLKGYSSNKSIIYRTLPEGNERFKKVGSLFGNTVTLPARSVVTVALGVDDEEQIPPQLPTPTPKPESRSAYDIIQAEDYNEMYGIQCETIADDGNKNVAYIENGDYILFKGVDFGTGATGFEASVASAESGGAIEIRLDELYGTTVVKIPVSGTGDWHNYVTVKADIPEIKGKHDLYLVFTGGGGYLFNIDWFVFTGGTVENPVPEVIYGDVNGDGDFNSIDYGYLKMYLLGQIKEFPSKDGMIAADVNGDGTVNSIDYAYMKMRLLGQISKFPVE; encoded by the coding sequence ATGCTTAAGAAAAGAAAGTTGGTTTTATCGGTTGTGCTTTCAATGGTATTGACTTTGGTAAATTTCCCGAAAACCAACGCAGCAAGCTATACAGCTTCTGTAGATGTCAATACCACATATCAGACTCTTGAAGGGTTTGGTGCGGCAATAGCATGGTACAATGACTATTTGACAACGCATCCAAACAAGAATGACCTTTACAGAATACTGTTTTATGATTCCGGTCTGGATATTTTGAGACTCAGGAATCAGTACAGAAACAGCAATAATTTTGGCTACGACGATATGGAGATTGTCAAGTACGGTAAAATAATGAATCCCAATCTTAAAGTTTTGCTTTCTTCATGGTCACCGCCATCGGATCTGAAGAGAAATGGTGTTATGAATGGAGGAACCCTTGCAAAAGAAAACGGATCCTTTGTGTATGAAAAGTTTGCCGATTATTGGTATAACTCTTTGGTTGCCTATAGGGCAAAAGGAATTATTCCTGATTACATAAGCATCCAAAACGAACCGGAGTATGAGAGCGGCGACTGGGAAACTTGTATTTTCAGGGAAACTGAAACTTCTGAATATCCCAGTTATGCAAAGGCTCTGGACGCTGTTTATGAAAAAATAAAGGATTTACCGGACATGCCCAAAATATTGGGGGTTGAATCGGCAGGTATAATGAACAATACTGTTCAAAACTACGCAAGATACATGGACCTTTCCAAGGTATACGGTATTGCCCATCACCTTTACAACGGTGGAGATCCCTATAATCCTGACAGCTTTAATGACATATTCAGAAGCCTGGCAAGAGATTTTGCCGATAAGCCGCTGTTTATGACAGAGTATGATTACGGAACACCTTTCACTACTGCAGAATTGATCCACAACTCCCTTGTGGTAGAAGGTGTTAGCGGTTATTTCTACTGGGATCTCATTTGGGAAAACTCACAAAGACCTTTGGTGGCTATTGAAGTTCCGAGAAATCCGGAACAATGGACTACAAAAGAAGGTTATATAATTTCCGACTTCTATTATATCATGCAGCAGTTTGCGAAATTTACAGATCCGGGATACAAGAGGGTGGACGCTTCCGTCAGCTCAAACGATATAAAAGTTTCTGCCTTTGTATCACCCGATAAGAGCAAATTGACAATGATATTTATAAACAAAGGATATAGTGAACATTCGGTTGCACTTGATTTGAAGGGCTATTCTTCCAATAAGTCGATAATATACCGTACACTTCCTGAAGGTAATGAAAGATTTAAAAAGGTTGGAAGCCTCTTCGGAAACACAGTTACCCTTCCGGCCAGATCGGTTGTGACAGTAGCATTGGGAGTTGACGATGAGGAACAGATACCTCCACAGCTTCCGACACCAACACCTAAACCTGAGTCAAGAAGTGCCTACGATATAATACAGGCTGAAGACTATAACGAAATGTACGGTATTCAGTGCGAAACAATTGCCGATGACGGAAATAAAAATGTTGCCTATATAGAAAACGGAGATTATATTCTCTTTAAGGGAGTAGACTTCGGTACCGGAGCAACAGGTTTTGAGGCTAGTGTGGCTAGTGCTGAAAGCGGAGGAGCAATTGAAATTCGTCTTGATGAATTATATGGAACTACTGTGGTAAAAATACCGGTAAGCGGCACTGGAGACTGGCATAATTATGTAACCGTCAAAGCCGATATACCGGAGATTAAAGGTAAACATGACCTATACCTGGTATTTACCGGTGGTGGCGGATATCTGTTCAATATTGACTGGTTTGTATTTACAGGAGGAACTGTTGAAAATCCCGTACCTGAGGTGATTTATGGCG